The Leifsonia sp. ZF2019 DNA segment CGTGGTTGACCTCGGGGAAGAACACCTGGGGGAAGACGATGGCGGCGGCCGTGGCGTAGACGTAGAAGTCGTACCACTCGATGGTCGTGCCGACCACCGAGGCGAGGCCGGCCTTCAACGCACGGGCGTGCCCGGGGGGTTGCGTCGCGATTGCAGACACACAAAGCTCCTTTGCTCGTACTGCCGAAATTCGATTGTCGTGCGCGTTTCGTCGTGAAGTCTCATCCCGTCGGCCGGGATGCGCAAGCGCAGTTCCGCGTCGAGAGTGGGACTGTTCCGCCCTTCTGCGGGGTTATCGCGCCAATTCGCGCGCGATTCGGCAGCATGATGCGTGCCATGCCATCCTTTTGCGGCCGAAGGGATGCGTTTCCGGGTATTCTGCGGATGTGCCCGCCCGCCCCGAACGCGCCGCCCCCGACCGCGACACCGACGCCCTCGACAGCAGCCTCTTCCGTGCGCTGCAGTCCGACGGCCGCGCCAGCATCCACGAGCTCGCCCGCACGCTCGGCGTCTCCCGCGACCTCGTCTCACGCCGCCTCGGCACGCTGATCGGGCGGGACGGTCTGCGCGTCGTCGCCGCCCTCGATCCCGGCTTCGCCGGCCTCAACGTCCTCATCCACGGCCTCGTCGCCGTCGACGGTCGCGCCCGACCCGTCGCCGAGCGCATCGCCGACCTCCCCGACACCGTCTTCGTGTCCCTGGTCGGCGGCTCCTCCCCCATCGTCTTCGAGTCCCGCCACGGCGACACCGACGAGTTGCACGCCACCCTCACGGCCATCCGCGCCATCCCCGGCGTCCGCGGCCTCCGCGTCAGCACCTACGACGCCCTCCTCAAGGAGTTCATCACCGCCGCCACCGTCACCTCCGTGAAGCTGGACCGCCTCGACCACGACCTCATCGCCGTACTGCAGGACGACGGCCGCGCCAGCTACCGCGCCCTGGCCGACCGCGTGCGGCTCTCCCCGTCGTCCGCGCGTGCCCGGGTCAAGCGCCTCCTCGACGCGGGCGTCATCCGCATCGCCGCCATCGACGCCGGCGGCCTCTCCCGCAACCGCGTCGCCGTCGGCGTCGGCATCGCCCTGCGCGGCTCGGCGGACCCGGTGCACCGCTATCTCGTCGACGCGACCGCGGTCGACCTCGCCGCCGACGCCCACGGAGCCTACGACGTCATCGCGACGATCGTCGGCACGACCCGCGTCGGGGTGCTCGAGGTGATCGAGGACCTGCGGGCCCTGCCGGAGGTCGGCGCGGTGGAGACGTGGGCGCACCTCGACATCATCAAGGAGGACTACGCGCGGACGCTGGGGCGGATCGTGCGGGGGTAGCGGCTACCGCGCGTACCGCCGCTACCGCCCCTGCCGCTTCTTGTAGGGCTTCGGCTGCCCCTTCACGATCGGCGCCCTCCCCCTGCCTTTCGACGCCTTGGCCTTGCCGCCCGCCGGAACGACCGGCTTCGGCGCAGGCGTGGGCGCCGCCGCGATCTCGGCCCTCGCCGTCGCGAGGAAGAGCGTGCCGGCGTTCGTCAGCCGGGTTCCTGAGGCATCCCGCACGAACAACGGCGACCCCACCTCGTCCTCCAGCTTCGCGATCGACGAGTAGAGCGACGCCAGCGGGATGTTCAGAGCCTTCGCCGCCCGCGGGAAGTGCAGCTCCTCGGCGACAGCGACGAACCGGGTCAGCAGGGTGATGTTCACGGGGTACGCGCTCCAGTCCCTCTCGTCACGCTCATCACGGGCAGACGCGGACGCTGCGCCCCTCGAACGTGACGACATCCCCCACCTGCAGCTGCCGCCCGCGACGCCGGTCGACCTCGCCGTTCACGGTCACATACCCGTCGATGATGGCCTCTTTGACATTGCCGCCCGAGTCCAGGAGGCCCGCGAACTTCAGGAACTGGCCCAGCCGGATGCCGTCCCCGCCGATCGGGATGTCGTCGATCGCGGGTGGGGTGGCCATTCCCAAATGCTAACCCACCGCACCGGCAGCCCAGGAGGATGATGGACCCGTGCCCTCCGCCCACCGCCCTGGCCTCCGGGTCGACGCTGGACTCACCATCCCCGAGTCCGAGCTCACCTGGCGTTTCTCGCGCTCGTCCGGCCCCGGCGGCCAGGGCGTGAACACCGCCGACTCCCGCGCGG contains these protein-coding regions:
- a CDS encoding Lrp/AsnC family transcriptional regulator — protein: MPARPERAAPDRDTDALDSSLFRALQSDGRASIHELARTLGVSRDLVSRRLGTLIGRDGLRVVAALDPGFAGLNVLIHGLVAVDGRARPVAERIADLPDTVFVSLVGGSSPIVFESRHGDTDELHATLTAIRAIPGVRGLRVSTYDALLKEFITAATVTSVKLDRLDHDLIAVLQDDGRASYRALADRVRLSPSSARARVKRLLDAGVIRIAAIDAGGLSRNRVAVGVGIALRGSADPVHRYLVDATAVDLAADAHGAYDVIATIVGTTRVGVLEVIEDLRALPEVGAVETWAHLDIIKEDYARTLGRIVRG
- a CDS encoding LysR family transcriptional regulator; the protein is MNITLLTRFVAVAEELHFPRAAKALNIPLASLYSSIAKLEDEVGSPLFVRDASGTRLTNAGTLFLATARAEIAAAPTPAPKPVVPAGGKAKASKGRGRAPIVKGQPKPYKKRQGR
- a CDS encoding RNA-binding S4 domain-containing protein, with translation MATPPAIDDIPIGGDGIRLGQFLKFAGLLDSGGNVKEAIIDGYVTVNGEVDRRRGRQLQVGDVVTFEGRSVRVCP